One Methanoculleus sp. 7T genomic window carries:
- the pyrE gene encoding orotate phosphoribosyltransferase, translating to MVNPIATLLLESGAIEFGDFVLASGARSTYYIDIKAATTKPAVLAAIGKTIAEGRDFDMVAGVAVGAVPIAVAVSLASGRPYAIIRKEAKDHGKAGTIIGDVDGKNVLLVEDVTTSGGSALYGLEALRAAGAHVDRVVTVVDREAGAHEALAKKGAYLLALVRVSELLNG from the coding sequence ATGGTGAACCCAATCGCGACACTGTTACTGGAGAGCGGGGCTATCGAGTTCGGGGACTTCGTCCTTGCCTCAGGAGCCCGGAGTACCTACTACATCGACATCAAGGCCGCAACGACAAAACCTGCCGTCCTTGCGGCGATCGGAAAGACCATCGCCGAAGGCCGGGACTTCGACATGGTCGCCGGGGTGGCGGTCGGCGCCGTGCCGATCGCCGTCGCCGTCTCGCTTGCGAGCGGCCGGCCTTACGCGATCATCAGAAAGGAGGCGAAGGACCACGGCAAAGCCGGGACGATCATCGGCGACGTGGACGGCAAGAACGTGCTGCTGGTCGAAGATGTGACCACGTCGGGGGGAAGCGCCCTCTACGGCCTTGAGGCTCTGCGTGCCGCAGGTGCGCATGTCGACCGGGTAGTGACCGTCGTCGACCGGGAAGCGGGCGCACATGAGGCGCTTGCAAAAAAAGGCGCATATCTCCTTGCTCTTGTGCGGGTCAGTGAGTTGTTGAACGGATAA
- the argF gene encoding ornithine carbamoyltransferase — MKKDFLSITDIDEYELESIVADAVRLKRLKSAGTSHEFLRGKSLGMIFEKASTRTRASFEVGMTDLGGHALFLNPQDTQLGRGEEIRDTARVLARYVDAVMIRAYAHATIEEFARYSTVPVINGLSDSLHPCQVLADIMTLHERFDDLHDVRLAWIGDGNNVCNTWILSSALTGMEIAVASPPGYRPADAVVEQARAAGGKISIVTDPAKAVRDADVLYTDIWVSMGDEQERAERLRALKDYTIDSRLLEQSSPDALVMHCLPAHRGEEIAEEVLEGPQSIVWDQAENRLHAQKALLVRLIAGGMPPAE; from the coding sequence ATGAAGAAGGATTTTCTCTCGATCACCGATATCGACGAGTATGAACTTGAGAGCATCGTTGCCGACGCGGTGCGCCTCAAACGGCTGAAATCTGCGGGAACCTCGCATGAGTTCCTCAGGGGAAAGAGCCTCGGGATGATCTTCGAGAAAGCGTCCACCCGCACCCGCGCCTCGTTCGAGGTGGGAATGACCGACCTCGGCGGCCATGCGCTCTTCTTAAACCCCCAAGATACGCAACTCGGGCGGGGCGAAGAGATCCGGGATACGGCGCGGGTGCTTGCCCGCTACGTCGACGCGGTGATGATCCGCGCCTACGCTCACGCCACCATCGAGGAGTTCGCCCGCTACTCGACCGTCCCGGTCATCAACGGGTTATCGGACAGCCTGCATCCCTGTCAGGTGCTGGCCGATATTATGACCCTCCACGAGCGGTTCGACGACCTTCACGACGTGAGGCTCGCGTGGATCGGGGACGGCAACAACGTCTGCAACACATGGATACTCTCCTCCGCCCTGACCGGCATGGAGATCGCGGTCGCAAGTCCGCCGGGCTACCGGCCAGCGGATGCCGTCGTCGAGCAGGCCCGGGCGGCGGGCGGCAAGATCAGTATCGTCACGGACCCGGCAAAAGCGGTCCGCGACGCGGACGTCCTCTACACCGACATCTGGGTCTCCATGGGCGACGAGCAGGAGCGTGCCGAGCGCCTACGGGCCCTCAAAGACTATACCATAGACTCCCGTCTCCTTGAGCAGTCATCACCCGACGCGCTCGTGATGCACTGCCTCCCCGCTCACCGGGGAGAGGAGATCGCCGAAGAGGTGCTGGAAGGACCGCAGAGTATCGTCTGGGACCAGGCCGAGAACCGGCTCCACGCGCAGAAAGCGTTGCTTGTGCGGCTGATCGCCGGCGGTATGCCTCCGGCGGAGTGA
- a CDS encoding glycine betaine ABC transporter substrate-binding protein — protein sequence MFGILAAGCTTPGEDQKESVTIGYVMWDSEIASTNVLKQVFEKAGYEVELVAVDAGPLYQAVADGDLDCTVSAWLPITQAHYWEQFGDDVVMVRHNLEGAKCGLAVPAYVAINSIEELNGVRNKFDGTIIGIEPGAGIMANTEKAIGEYGLDYTLLPSSSAGMAAELRSAINKEEWIVVTGWTPHWAFARWDLKYLDDPKGVYGGEEYIATLARKGLAEEKPGVYGILERFHWTTADMESVMLAIENGASEQDAAKAWVDAHTDRVAEWIGEQ from the coding sequence TTGTTCGGTATTCTGGCCGCCGGGTGCACGACGCCCGGAGAGGATCAGAAGGAATCGGTGACGATCGGATATGTCATGTGGGACTCCGAGATAGCCAGCACCAACGTGCTCAAACAAGTCTTTGAGAAGGCAGGCTACGAGGTCGAACTGGTCGCGGTCGATGCAGGGCCGCTCTATCAGGCGGTTGCCGACGGCGATCTCGACTGCACGGTCTCGGCATGGCTCCCGATCACACAGGCGCATTATTGGGAGCAGTTCGGCGACGACGTCGTGATGGTCAGGCATAACCTCGAAGGCGCAAAATGCGGCCTTGCGGTGCCGGCGTACGTGGCCATCAATTCGATCGAGGAACTCAACGGCGTCAGGAACAAGTTTGACGGCACGATCATCGGCATCGAGCCGGGAGCAGGAATCATGGCCAACACCGAGAAGGCCATCGGCGAGTACGGCTTGGATTACACCCTGCTCCCCAGCAGCAGCGCCGGCATGGCGGCGGAACTCCGATCGGCCATCAACAAAGAGGAGTGGATTGTCGTGACCGGGTGGACCCCGCACTGGGCTTTCGCCCGCTGGGACCTCAAGTACCTCGACGACCCGAAGGGCGTCTACGGCGGCGAAGAGTATATCGCCACGCTCGCTCGAAAGGGCCTCGCGGAGGAGAAGCCCGGCGTCTACGGCATCCTCGAGCGGTTCCACTGGACAACTGCCGATATGGAGTCGGTGATGCTCGCCATCGAGAACGGTGCATCAGAGCAGGACGCCGCAAAGGCATGGGTGGACGCCCACACGGACCGAGTCGCCGAATGGATCGGCGAGCAGTAG
- a CDS encoding ABC transporter permease yields the protein MQPPKIPLGAGAEAIVSWIEAHFGWLLDAVSAGLKLLVEGFQNLLLAAPAPILIALAVVLVWAATHRNPKLAVLTGAGLLLIWDLRLWDLAMLTLALVLVSTVLALAFAIPLGIASAKSNHLDAVLRVALDFMQTMPSFVYLIPAVILFHLGNVPGIIATVIFAMPPALRLTNLGIRQVPEELVEVAEAFGATPWQKLLKVQLPVALPTIMAGVNQCIMLALSMTVIASMIGAGGLGYQVLVGIQRVDIGMGFEAGLAIVIIAVILDRITQNALPQRGNP from the coding sequence GTGCAACCGCCTAAAATCCCCCTCGGAGCCGGCGCCGAGGCCATTGTATCTTGGATCGAGGCCCACTTCGGCTGGTTGCTCGACGCCGTCAGCGCCGGCCTGAAACTCCTCGTGGAGGGGTTCCAGAACCTGCTCCTCGCCGCACCCGCTCCTATCCTCATCGCGCTCGCCGTCGTGCTGGTCTGGGCCGCCACACACAGAAATCCAAAGCTTGCAGTGCTTACGGGTGCCGGGCTTCTCCTGATCTGGGATCTTCGGCTCTGGGACCTTGCTATGCTCACCCTGGCGCTCGTCCTCGTATCGACCGTCCTCGCTCTTGCCTTTGCGATCCCGCTCGGCATCGCCTCGGCGAAGAGCAACCACCTGGACGCGGTCCTCCGGGTCGCCCTGGACTTCATGCAGACCATGCCCTCGTTCGTCTACCTCATTCCTGCGGTCATCCTCTTCCATCTCGGCAACGTCCCCGGCATCATCGCGACGGTCATCTTTGCGATGCCCCCGGCGTTGCGGCTGACCAACCTCGGCATCAGGCAGGTGCCGGAGGAACTCGTCGAGGTGGCGGAGGCTTTCGGCGCAACGCCTTGGCAGAAACTCCTGAAGGTGCAGCTCCCGGTAGCGCTCCCCACCATCATGGCCGGCGTGAACCAGTGCATCATGCTCGCCCTCTCCATGACCGTGATCGCCTCGATGATCGGAGCGGGAGGACTCGGCTACCAGGTGCTGGTGGGTATCCAGCGAGTCGATATCGGCATGGGTTTCGAGGCGGGGCTTGCCATCGTGATCATCGCGGTCATCCTCGACCGGATCACCCAAAACGCCCTGCCGCAGAGGGGGAACCCGTAA
- a CDS encoding CDP-2,3-bis-(O-geranylgeranyl)-sn-glycerol synthase has product MIPAYVPNSAAAVFGGGTPIDFGKAFGDGRRIFGDGKTYRGFFGGVLCGILAGLVEIWAWSSFNLTALPHQTFLSVTLLAAGALLGDLAKSFLKRRLGKERGESWFLADQYDLVIGSFLLILLVDPQWLFENITLPIAVWIVILTPLLHRVVNIIGYYIGVKEVPW; this is encoded by the coding sequence ATGATCCCGGCATACGTGCCGAATTCAGCGGCTGCAGTCTTCGGCGGCGGAACGCCCATCGACTTTGGAAAGGCATTCGGCGACGGCAGACGGATCTTTGGCGACGGTAAGACATACCGGGGGTTCTTCGGCGGTGTTCTCTGCGGCATACTGGCGGGCCTTGTCGAGATCTGGGCGTGGTCCTCGTTCAACCTGACCGCACTCCCCCATCAGACGTTCCTCTCCGTTACGCTGCTCGCAGCGGGCGCGCTCCTCGGCGATCTCGCCAAGAGCTTCCTGAAGCGGAGGTTGGGTAAGGAGCGGGGCGAGTCTTGGTTCCTAGCCGATCAGTACGACTTGGTTATCGGTTCTTTCCTGCTCATCCTCCTCGTTGACCCCCAATGGTTGTTCGAGAATATTACTTTACCCATCGCAGTCTGGATTGTCATCCTGACACCCCTCCTTCACCGGGTGGTGAACATTATCGGCTATTACATCGGAGTGAAAGAAGTACCATGGTGA
- the purD gene encoding phosphoribosylamine--glycine ligase encodes MDMKVLVVGGGGREHAITRALSCNSGVRIFSVMARKNPGIARLAERVLLEKETNIPKIIRFATENGLDAAVIGPEAPLEAGIVDRLEAAGIPCVGPTRAAARIETDKAFCRRLMERHGIAGCPEYRVYHDPEEARRFIEAYDGDLAVKPIGLTGGKGVRVMGEHVDAAGAVEYVRQIGGEVVLEERLLGEEFTLQAFVDGKHLVPMPLVQDHKRAYEGDVGPNTGGMGSYSLPDHMLPFVSRADYEKALRIMEDTVAAMQDEGTPYRGILYGQFMNTRDGPKVIEFNARFGDPEAMNVLSLLESDFSEIVRHIIGGDLAPSHVRFAHKATVCKYLVPEGYPEAPMAREPLTLGDYGDALLYYANVEERDGTLYTQTSRTLAFVGRGETLDEAEAIAEKAASSVSGRVFHRRDIGTRELLEKRCQHMKEIA; translated from the coding sequence ATGGATATGAAAGTACTCGTTGTAGGTGGTGGTGGCAGGGAGCATGCGATCACCAGGGCGCTTTCCTGCAACAGCGGCGTGAGAATATTTTCTGTCATGGCACGAAAGAACCCGGGGATAGCCCGGCTCGCTGAACGGGTGCTCCTCGAGAAAGAGACCAATATCCCGAAGATAATACGATTCGCCACCGAAAATGGGCTGGATGCCGCGGTCATCGGGCCGGAGGCGCCCCTTGAGGCGGGTATCGTCGATCGCCTCGAAGCGGCGGGGATACCCTGTGTGGGGCCGACCCGTGCGGCGGCTCGGATCGAGACGGATAAGGCGTTCTGCCGCCGGCTGATGGAGCGGCACGGGATCGCGGGCTGCCCGGAGTACCGGGTTTATCACGATCCGGAGGAGGCACGGCGGTTCATCGAGGCCTACGACGGGGACCTTGCCGTCAAGCCCATCGGTCTGACCGGAGGGAAGGGTGTCCGGGTCATGGGCGAGCACGTCGATGCGGCGGGGGCGGTCGAGTACGTCCGGCAGATCGGCGGGGAGGTCGTGCTGGAAGAGCGGCTCCTCGGGGAAGAGTTTACTCTCCAGGCGTTCGTCGACGGCAAACACTTGGTGCCCATGCCGCTCGTACAGGACCACAAACGCGCGTACGAAGGGGATGTTGGGCCGAACACCGGCGGCATGGGCTCATACTCCCTGCCCGACCACATGCTCCCCTTCGTCAGCCGAGCGGACTACGAGAAGGCGCTCCGGATTATGGAGGATACGGTCGCGGCCATGCAGGATGAGGGCACGCCGTACCGGGGGATCCTCTACGGTCAGTTCATGAACACCCGCGACGGCCCCAAGGTCATTGAGTTCAACGCCCGTTTCGGGGACCCCGAGGCCATGAACGTCCTCTCGCTCCTTGAGTCCGACTTCTCCGAGATCGTCCGCCATATCATTGGTGGTGATCTCGCGCCGTCGCATGTCCGGTTCGCTCATAAAGCGACGGTCTGCAAGTACCTCGTCCCCGAGGGCTATCCGGAAGCACCCATGGCCCGCGAGCCCCTCACCCTCGGCGACTACGGCGACGCCCTCCTCTACTATGCGAATGTCGAAGAGCGGGACGGGACGCTCTACACCCAGACGTCGCGGACGCTCGCGTTCGTCGGGAGGGGCGAGACCCTCGACGAGGCCGAGGCTATTGCCGAGAAGGCGGCATCTTCCGTCTCCGGGCGCGTATTCCACCGCAGGGATATCGGCACCCGGGAACTCCTCGAGAAACGATGTCAGCACATGAAGGAGATTGCATGA
- a CDS encoding pyridoxamine 5'-phosphate oxidase family protein, protein MVALSGEIKEIFNKNKVIPMATASKNGVPNVAPMAAIQLVGDDTVWIMDNYMVKTLENLKENPIVALYFYDPESRRCFQIKGATEIKTSGPDYEKFREKMKAKSDKYPAKSLVVMKITDVFECTPGKEAGKKVL, encoded by the coding sequence ATGGTTGCACTTTCAGGCGAGATCAAGGAGATCTTCAACAAAAACAAAGTCATCCCGATGGCCACCGCATCGAAGAACGGCGTCCCGAACGTTGCGCCTATGGCGGCGATACAACTCGTGGGCGACGATACCGTCTGGATCATGGACAACTATATGGTCAAGACGCTGGAGAACCTCAAAGAGAACCCTATTGTGGCCCTCTACTTCTACGACCCCGAGTCCCGGCGCTGTTTCCAGATAAAGGGCGCAACGGAGATTAAGACGTCCGGTCCCGACTACGAGAAGTTCCGCGAGAAGATGAAGGCAAAGAGCGACAAATACCCGGCGAAATCGCTCGTCGTCATGAAGATCACCGACGTCTTCGAGTGTACGCCGGGAAAAGAGGCGGGGAAGAAGGTGCTGTAA
- a CDS encoding methanogenesis marker 14 protein: protein MCARFLERFFKPTPHIVESPPPPSISHGAGAGVPEYRVKPYFIVASVEMGNTTTKCILTGTNLETGRSYVINKTVTMSRDVRAPKPGETVFGATLDGTELTRESVTELVRDTLIQCHKEAHLSIKDDLDFVVRSTGVVAAMDSPDQVGDFIIALANGCLAAGVPPRKMTPPMSIDNLPPKLRQFSFADKVVFVGAVAGVVPPVGCTGVEMVANEMEGELAMAGIKEGAKWTPVDFRNPCISIDFGTTLDGRITSDVPRDSPNPFAQTVGNFCGLAGAIPDAIVRGTGLVQDRTGTALDLFGDHSIQGAFGGRKRSVVEDYVERCHEHIDIRIVPSDRTRFGRVPVCADVAASSGVALIGCDCGVNGSEMPALGEIGHEIYEKYGMNMLTEVVDRVCAKMALRLIDVAIEKGLVPPNSSIGFTGRAAISGRKPEYILAGITDRNLYDTPNDHLVFVDDGLARGAALMGRCMNSLGKPKAPLGGVRGGPCIMSRRIKIGK, encoded by the coding sequence ATGTGTGCCCGTTTTTTGGAGCGCTTTTTCAAACCAACACCGCACATCGTCGAAAGCCCGCCTCCGCCGTCAATCTCCCACGGAGCGGGCGCAGGTGTTCCCGAGTACCGGGTGAAGCCCTATTTTATCGTGGCGTCTGTCGAGATGGGCAATACTACGACAAAGTGTATTCTGACCGGCACGAACCTCGAGACGGGGCGGTCCTACGTCATCAACAAGACCGTGACCATGAGCCGCGACGTCAGGGCGCCGAAACCGGGTGAGACGGTCTTCGGGGCGACCTTGGACGGCACGGAACTGACGCGGGAGTCGGTCACGGAACTGGTGCGCGACACCCTGATCCAGTGTCACAAAGAGGCTCACTTGAGCATCAAGGACGATCTCGACTTTGTCGTCAGGAGCACCGGCGTTGTGGCGGCGATGGACTCCCCCGATCAGGTCGGGGACTTCATCATCGCTCTTGCAAACGGCTGCCTCGCCGCCGGGGTTCCCCCGCGGAAGATGACGCCGCCGATGTCGATCGACAACCTCCCGCCGAAACTCAGGCAGTTCTCGTTTGCCGACAAGGTGGTCTTCGTCGGTGCGGTGGCCGGCGTCGTGCCGCCGGTCGGATGTACCGGCGTCGAGATGGTGGCAAATGAGATGGAAGGGGAACTTGCCATGGCGGGCATCAAGGAGGGCGCCAAGTGGACGCCGGTGGACTTCCGGAACCCCTGCATATCCATCGACTTCGGCACGACGCTTGATGGGCGGATCACGAGCGACGTCCCCCGCGACAGCCCGAACCCGTTCGCCCAGACGGTCGGGAACTTCTGCGGGCTTGCGGGCGCTATCCCGGATGCGATCGTCCGGGGCACCGGGCTTGTGCAGGACCGGACCGGGACGGCCCTCGACCTCTTCGGCGACCATAGCATTCAGGGCGCGTTCGGGGGCAGGAAGCGTTCCGTCGTCGAGGACTACGTCGAACGGTGCCACGAGCACATCGATATCCGGATCGTCCCCTCCGACCGGACACGGTTCGGCCGGGTCCCGGTCTGCGCGGATGTGGCCGCAAGTTCGGGCGTTGCCCTTATCGGGTGCGACTGCGGCGTCAACGGCAGCGAGATGCCGGCCCTCGGGGAGATCGGGCACGAGATCTACGAGAAATACGGCATGAACATGCTGACCGAGGTTGTCGACCGGGTCTGCGCGAAGATGGCGCTCCGGCTCATCGACGTCGCTATCGAGAAGGGGTTGGTCCCGCCGAACTCATCGATCGGGTTCACCGGGCGGGCGGCGATCTCGGGGAGGAAGCCTGAGTATATTCTCGCGGGCATCACCGACCGGAACCTCTATGATACCCCGAACGACCACTTGGTCTTTGTGGACGACGGCCTCGCCCGCGGCGCCGCGCTGATGGGGCGGTGCATGAACTCTCTTGGGAAACCGAAGGCGCCGCTCGGCGGGGTGCGGGGAGGGCCATGTATTATGTCTCGTCGGATCAAAATAGGGAAGTAG
- a CDS encoding quaternary amine ABC transporter ATP-binding protein, translated as MEGLTRVFGENPQKALALRTSGCSKQEIYEKTGETLALHNVSFEVTSGEIFVLMGLSGCGKSTLLRCINRLVEPTEGRVLIGGADIVRMNPEELRDTRRRRLGMIFQRFALLPHRTVLDNVAFGLEIQGIPPDERRGKALEALALVGLAGYEESMPSDLSGGMQQRVGLARALAISPDILLMDEAFSALDPLIRRELQDELLDLQQRLNRTIIFVTHDLDEALKLGDRIALMRDGEIVQIGTPEEILTNPEDAYVERFVAGVDMTKVLSAQDVMRRPEPVARCTAGPRVALHLMEEHEIESVFVIGRQRQLRGLVTLDDAAEAVRTGKGVQEILVSDVPIVAPDAPLTEVIPLIADSRYPVAVVGESGRLQGVIVRGSVLAALARKEGGTSATA; from the coding sequence GTGGAGGGTCTGACCAGAGTATTCGGGGAGAATCCCCAAAAAGCGCTGGCGCTCCGCACCTCCGGTTGCTCGAAGCAGGAGATCTATGAGAAGACCGGAGAAACGCTGGCTCTTCATAACGTCTCTTTCGAGGTCACGTCGGGAGAAATCTTTGTCCTGATGGGGCTTTCGGGTTGCGGCAAGTCGACGCTGCTCCGGTGCATCAACCGGCTCGTCGAGCCGACGGAGGGGCGGGTGTTGATCGGCGGCGCCGATATCGTCCGGATGAACCCTGAGGAACTGCGGGACACTCGCCGCCGGAGGCTCGGGATGATCTTTCAGAGGTTCGCTCTGCTCCCGCACCGGACGGTGCTCGACAACGTCGCCTTCGGGCTTGAGATCCAGGGCATCCCGCCGGATGAGCGACGGGGGAAGGCGCTGGAGGCGCTCGCCCTTGTCGGGCTTGCAGGATACGAGGAGAGCATGCCCTCGGACCTCTCTGGGGGCATGCAGCAGCGAGTGGGCCTTGCCAGGGCGCTCGCGATCAGCCCCGACATCCTCCTGATGGACGAGGCGTTCAGCGCCCTTGACCCTCTGATACGGCGGGAGTTGCAGGACGAACTCCTCGACCTTCAGCAGCGCCTGAACAGGACCATCATCTTCGTCACCCACGACCTCGACGAGGCGCTGAAACTCGGCGACCGGATCGCACTGATGAGAGACGGCGAGATCGTCCAAATCGGCACACCCGAAGAGATCCTCACGAACCCAGAGGACGCCTACGTCGAGCGGTTCGTTGCCGGCGTCGACATGACGAAGGTGCTCTCCGCCCAAGACGTAATGCGGCGGCCGGAACCGGTCGCCCGGTGCACCGCAGGCCCCCGGGTCGCCCTGCACCTCATGGAAGAGCACGAGATCGAGAGCGTCTTTGTGATCGGACGCCAGCGCCAACTCAGGGGTCTAGTGACGCTCGACGATGCCGCCGAAGCAGTCAGGACGGGCAAGGGGGTGCAGGAGATCCTCGTCTCCGACGTCCCGATCGTGGCCCCGGACGCTCCCCTCACCGAGGTCATACCCCTGATCGCCGACAGCCGCTACCCGGTGGCGGTCGTCGGCGAATCAGGCAGACTCCAAGGCGTCATCGTCAGGGGTTCGGTCCTCGCCGCACTCGCGCGCAAGGAGGGGGGCACAAGTGCAACCGCCTAA
- a CDS encoding argininosuccinate synthase, with protein sequence MEKGKVVLAFSGGLDTSVCIPLLREHYGFDEIVTVAVDVGQPEEEVARATKKGRMLADNHYTIDVKDKFIADCIFPSIKANGSYEGYPMGTALARPLIAEEIVKIAEKEGATKIAHGCTGKGNDQLRFDFIFRSAGYEIVAPMREMNLTREWEICYAQEHNVPVSVGKENPYSVDENCWSRSIEGGRLEDPSFHPPEEIYAWTVSPKDAPDTMEEVRIEFEQGVPVALNGKRLAGLPLIRELNRIAGRNGVGRNDMIEDRILGLKAREIYEHPAATVLLAAHRDLERLVLTRSELAFKHIVDDKWSELAYMGLVHEPLFYALNAFIDKTQERANGTVDVGLYKGSVKVLGRSSDNALYSGDLVSFDSTTIDQNHAVGFSNYFGLQARLLKNLKKR encoded by the coding sequence ATGGAAAAGGGAAAAGTCGTCCTAGCGTTTTCGGGAGGTCTCGATACCTCCGTCTGTATCCCCCTCTTGCGCGAGCACTACGGGTTCGACGAGATCGTCACCGTTGCAGTCGACGTGGGCCAGCCCGAGGAGGAGGTGGCCCGGGCAACGAAGAAGGGCCGGATGCTTGCAGACAACCACTACACCATCGATGTCAAGGATAAGTTCATAGCAGACTGCATCTTCCCCTCGATAAAAGCGAACGGGTCGTACGAGGGCTATCCGATGGGCACAGCGCTCGCCCGGCCGCTGATCGCCGAAGAGATCGTGAAGATCGCAGAGAAGGAAGGCGCCACGAAGATCGCGCACGGATGCACCGGTAAAGGAAACGACCAGCTCCGGTTCGACTTCATCTTCAGATCCGCCGGATACGAGATCGTTGCACCGATGCGGGAGATGAACCTGACCCGCGAGTGGGAGATCTGCTACGCACAGGAGCACAACGTCCCGGTGAGCGTGGGGAAGGAGAACCCCTACAGCGTCGACGAGAACTGCTGGAGCCGGAGCATCGAGGGCGGCAGGCTCGAAGACCCGTCCTTCCACCCGCCCGAGGAGATCTACGCCTGGACGGTATCCCCAAAGGACGCCCCCGACACCATGGAGGAGGTCAGGATCGAGTTCGAGCAGGGTGTCCCGGTCGCTCTCAACGGGAAGAGACTCGCCGGCCTCCCCCTGATCAGGGAACTGAACCGGATCGCGGGCCGAAACGGCGTGGGCCGCAACGACATGATCGAGGACCGGATCCTCGGCCTGAAGGCACGCGAGATCTACGAGCACCCGGCCGCAACCGTCCTGCTTGCGGCGCACCGCGACCTTGAGCGCCTCGTCCTGACGCGCTCGGAACTCGCGTTCAAGCATATCGTCGACGACAAGTGGTCGGAACTTGCCTACATGGGGCTCGTGCACGAACCGCTCTTCTACGCGCTGAACGCGTTCATCGACAAAACGCAGGAGCGGGCGAACGGCACCGTGGACGTCGGTCTCTACAAGGGCAGCGTGAAGGTCCTCGGCCGGAGCTCGGATAATGCTCTCTACTCGGGCGACCTCGTCTCCTTCGACTCGACTACGATCGACCAGAACCACGCCGTCGGGTTCTCGAATTACTTCGGACTGCAGGCGCGCCTGCTCAAAAATCTCAAGAAGCGTTGA
- the tes gene encoding tetraether lipid synthase Tes, protein MLIKKTKSLCPTCGSVLDADIVEEEGKVWLVRTCPEHGTYRGLYWSDAEMYRRFDAYECIGNGVLNPQKASSPAGCPNDCGICQKHRSTTLLANIDLTNRCNLNCDFCFANARACGFVYEPTFDQVVEMMRMLREEKPVPTPAVQFSGGEPTMRDDLPELIRKAKELGLYQVQVATNGLRIAQDPDYIAELKEAGLSTVYLHFDGISRETNTKLASDRRAIENCEKIGMGVVLVPTVIKGRNDHEVGAIIKYAAEHIKTIRGVNFQPVAFTGAASEDDIRKERITIPELAERIEEQTGGVIKKDYFYPVPCVVPISRLVEAYTGKPQVTFTTHQHCGAATYVFVTDEGMVPINKMVDVDTFFESIEKMEAKLAKGGSLNKYVTLVEGVKDLYTSTRKAEQKNTAEFLKLIGKTLVLQNFEALREFHWNALFIGTMHFMDNYNYDLCRVERCCIHYATPEGRLIPFCTYNSGPVYREQVWKAFAQPQKDE, encoded by the coding sequence ATGTTGATTAAAAAGACAAAGAGCCTCTGTCCTACGTGCGGTAGCGTGCTCGACGCCGATATCGTCGAGGAAGAGGGGAAGGTCTGGCTGGTCCGTACCTGCCCTGAACATGGCACGTATCGGGGTCTCTACTGGTCGGACGCGGAGATGTACCGGAGGTTCGATGCCTACGAGTGCATCGGAAACGGGGTCTTGAACCCGCAAAAGGCTTCTTCTCCAGCGGGGTGCCCGAACGACTGCGGCATCTGTCAGAAACACCGGTCGACGACGTTGCTTGCCAATATCGACCTGACGAACCGGTGTAACCTCAACTGCGACTTCTGCTTTGCGAATGCCCGGGCATGCGGCTTCGTCTACGAACCGACCTTCGATCAGGTCGTCGAGATGATGCGCATGTTGCGCGAGGAAAAGCCTGTGCCGACACCCGCCGTCCAGTTCTCAGGCGGCGAACCGACGATGCGCGACGATCTCCCCGAACTCATCCGGAAAGCGAAAGAACTCGGGCTGTATCAGGTGCAAGTCGCAACGAACGGTCTTCGGATCGCGCAGGATCCCGACTACATTGCGGAACTGAAAGAAGCGGGGCTCTCCACCGTTTACCTGCACTTCGACGGCATAAGCCGCGAGACCAACACAAAGCTCGCGAGCGACCGGCGGGCCATAGAGAACTGCGAGAAGATCGGCATGGGGGTCGTGTTGGTGCCCACGGTCATCAAGGGTAGGAACGACCACGAGGTAGGCGCCATCATCAAGTATGCCGCAGAGCACATCAAGACCATCCGTGGCGTCAATTTCCAGCCGGTGGCCTTCACCGGGGCCGCAAGCGAGGACGACATCAGGAAGGAGCGCATCACCATTCCGGAACTTGCGGAGAGGATCGAGGAGCAGACCGGCGGCGTGATCAAGAAGGATTACTTCTACCCGGTGCCCTGCGTCGTCCCGATCTCCAGACTGGTCGAGGCGTATACCGGCAAACCCCAGGTGACGTTCACCACGCACCAGCACTGCGGTGCGGCGACCTACGTCTTCGTCACCGACGAGGGGATGGTCCCGATCAATAAGATGGTCGACGTCGACACCTTCTTTGAGTCGATCGAGAAGATGGAGGCGAAGCTCGCGAAAGGCGGCTCGCTCAACAAATACGTGACCCTCGTCGAGGGCGTCAAGGACCTCTACACCTCCACACGGAAAGCGGAGCAGAAGAACACGGCCGAGTTCCTGAAACTGATCGGCAAGACCCTCGTGCTGCAGAACTTCGAGGCGCTGCGTGAGTTCCACTGGAACGCCCTCTTCATCGGCACGATGCACTTTATGGACAACTACAACTATGACCTTTGCCGGGTGGAGCGGTGTTGCATCCACTACGCGACTCCCGAAGGCCGTCTGATTCCGTTCTGCACCTACAACAGCGGCCCGGTCTACCGGGAGCAGGTCTGGAAGGCCTTCGCACAACCCCAAAAGGACGAGTAA